The Lachnospiraceae bacterium KM106-2 nucleotide sequence AACTCTTGTGGCAGTCATTGCATCATAGACATCAGCAATTGCTACAATTTTGGAGAAGTCATGGATTTTGGCTGACTTCTTTCCATATGGGTAACCGCTACCATCACATCGTTCGTGATGTTCTAATATAGCTCGTTTGATTCGATTATCAAGAGCACAGTTTCTGATTAAGTTATATCCTTGTACAGGATGCGTCTTAATTAGATTATATTCTTCAGGAGTAAGAGGCTCTGGTTTGGAGATGATGCTTTGTGGCATCATGAGTTTTCCAATATCATGAAGGAGCCCGGCTAATGTTAGAAGATCGATATCTTCGTTGGAATAGCCAATCCAACGTCCTATAATATTACAGATCAGACTCACGTTAATACTATGTGCGTAAGTCATATCGTCGTAATTTCTTAAATTATGTATCATGTGAAATAGATGGAATCCATTTCTGCTCGTATTGATCAATTTCGAAGTTTCTTCTAGTAAATGTTCAGAGTTGATTTTGTCATTTTTTTGAATGATAGAATTCATTTGATTCTTAAAATCATCAATGCTTTCGTCGTATTCCTTATGAAATTGCTTGAATTCCTTAGAACTTCTTATGCGATTAGAATAAGTAGAAGAATCTCTGGATTTGTCGTTGAAGTGTTGGGTCTCGGGCTTAGAAGAGGGATTCTTATGAGGAATTTCTATGGAAATAGATTCAATAGAATAACTGCGGAAACGATCAATGATATAATCTGTTAAAGTAGTACCCTTAGGGCTAATTAGGATGTTAGAAGGCGTATAAACATTCTCGGCAACCTTCATACCTGGCTTAGCTAAAGAGACTAAGATCTTTTTGTTGTGCATTATATCCTCTCCTCATGTGTCTATAAAACAATTAACATACATATAATATCATAAAACCCCATAATATGAAAGTTTTCATATTATGGGGTTTTGGATTATAGATATTTCTTTAATGTATCAGTTTTATTAAGTTTTTCCCAAGGAAGATCTAAGTCGTTACGACCAAAGTGGCCATAAGCAGCTGTTTGTTTGTAAATAGGTCTTCTTAAGTCTAACATCTTAATGATTCCGGCTGGACGTAAGTCGAAGTTTTCACGAACGATTTCAATTAAACGTTCATCGGATAATTTACCTGTACCGAATGTATCGATATTGATTGAAGTTGGTCTTGCAACACCGATCGCATATGATAACTGAACTTCACATTTATCAGCAAGTCCAGCACCAACAATGTTCTTAGCAACATAACGAGCAGCATAAGCAGCACTTCTATCTACTTTAGTACAATCTTTACCGGAGAAAGCTCCGCCGCCGTGACGAGCATATCCGCCGTAAGTATCTACGATGATCTTACGACCAGTAAGACCGCTATCTCCGTTAGGTCCGCCGATTACGAATCGGCCAGTTGGATTGATATAGAATTTTGTGTTTTCATCAACAAGTTCTTGTGGTAAAACTTCATCAAATACATATTTCTTAATGTCTTTATGAATTTGTTCTTGAGTAACTGTTTCATCATGTTGTGTAGAAAGAACAACAGCATTTAAATGAATAGGTTTTCCGTTTTCATCATATTCTACAGTTACCTGAGCTTTTCCATCAGGACGTAAGTAGCTTAATGTGCCATCTTTACGAATGTCAGATAAACGTTTTGTTAACTTATGTGCAAGGCAGATAGGGTAAGGAAGATATTCCTCTGTTTCATTTGTTGCATAGCCAAACATCATACCTTGATCACCAGCACCGATTGCTTCGATGTCTGAGTCAGTAAGTTCTCTTGCTTCGAGTGCTTTATCAACACCCATAGCGATATCGGCAGATTGTTCATCAAGAGCTACCATAACACCACAAGTATCAGCGTCAAAACCACAAGAAGAGTCATTGTAACCAATTTCTCTAATTGTATCTCTAACGATCTTTTGAATATCTACATATCCTTTTGTTGTTACTTCACCCATAACTAATACAAGACCAGTTGTGATTGCTGTTTCACAAGCAACACGACTCATAGGATCTTGCTCTAATAGAGCATCAAGTACTGCATCAGAGATCTGATCACAGATTTTATCTGGATGTCCTTCTGTAACGGATTCAGATGTAAATAAGTATTTTTCCATAATATGTCCTCCTTTATTTTATTTGGAGTACGAGCGTATGATTGCATTTTGTGCATAAAAAAAGTCCATCGAACCGATGGACTTGATATATTTCACCAAATCGTCTTATTGTTCGATTGCTCGCTCAGATTGGCACCTTCCAATAATGTGGGGTTGCCGTGGTTTCACAGAGCCTTCACTCTCCACCACTCCAAATAAGAGATATAATAATTTATTATATTGTACCTATAGGATACTTGCTTTATTGTGGGATGTCAAGATAAAGTTCATAAAAAGTTTAGAATCGTCACTCTTAGTTTACGTGTATTATGGAAAATTGTATGCTATAATAACGTTAAAATATAGAAAAAGCAGAATAGGAGGCTAAAATGAGATTAAAAGCAAAATTAATTATTGCATTCATGGTAATCATTATTTTTCCGGTCTTATTAATTAGCTGTACGACTGGATTTATCATTCAGAAGCAAGTTGATTCTGTTCAACAGTCTTATGATGTTACCTCCGATACCTTACAAGTAATAAAAAATCCAATTCATATTCTAAATCGCGTGACGCGAGGAATTTATAATGATATTAAATTATTAGCATTAAAAAATCCTAAGAAGTTAGAAGATTCTAATTATATTAAGAGTGTAAATGGTGAATTGAAAGAGAAGTACTCCTTTTTAATTGTGCGGGTAAATGATAAGGTTACGTATATGGGAAATCAAAAAAAGGGAGAGCAGGTTGTTAATAGTCTCCCAAAGTTTGGTGAATATAGTACAGATGTTGATGGGGGTATGTACCTGGGAGGCGATTGTTCGCTACTGGTAAAACAACAAGATTTCTTTAATACGAGAGGACAAGAGTGCAGTATCTTTGTTGTTACGGATGTTAATACCTTAGTGCCGCAGATTAGAACGTCAATGATTCAGATTGTAATAGCGGCAGTAATTATTATCTGGCTGACCGGTTCATTCTTGTCATTTTGGCTTTACAGAACAATGATCAGACCGATCAATTCTTTACGTACTGCAACAAATCGAATGAAAGAAGGAGATCTTGATTTCTCGATCCATTCTAATAATAAAGATGAAATCGGACTTCTTTGTGAAGATTTTGAAGAGATGCGTGAGCGATTGAAGGAGTTAATTGAGACGAAGATTTCTTATGAAGAGAAATCAAGAGAGTTAGTTAGTAATATCTCTCATGATCTAAAGACGCCTTTGACAGCGATTAAAGGCTATGCAGAGGGAATTATTGATGGTGTGGCGGATACGGAAGAAAAGCAAGATAAGTATGTTAAGACAATTTATGCTAAAGCATGTGATATGACAGCTTTAGTAGAAGAGTTGGGTCTATATTCACAATATGACTGTGATAACATTCCTTATCATTTTGTTAAGGTCGATGTAGAACAGTATTTTTCAGATTGTATCGGGGAACTTGCGCTTGATCTGGAAGTAAAAAATATAGATATCGGTTATTTTAATTATACAGATCAAAACTTAACTATTTTTGTTGATCCAGAGCAATTAAAGCGTGTTATCAATAATATCATTGGTAATTCGGCTAAGTACATGGATAAGAAAAAAGGTATTATTAATATTAGGATACAAGATCAGGATAGTTATGTAAGGGTCGAGATTGAGGATAATGGTAAAGGAATTGCAGCGAAAGATATTCCATATATATTTGATAGATTTTATCGAGCAGATACTTCTAGAAACTCTGCGAAAGGTGGAAGTGGTCTAGGGCTTGCAATTGTAAAGAAGATTATTGAAGATCATAAAGGAACGATATGGGTTAGTAGTAAAGAGGGCATGGGAACGAAAATCTGTTTTACCTTGCTAAAGGAGGAAGTACCAAATGAGTAAAATATTAATTGTTGAAGATGAACAGGCAATTGCAGAGTTACAGAAAGATTATTTAGAACTTAGTGATTTTGATGTGCTGATAGAGAATGATGGAGAAGCAGGATTAAAACGTGCTTTAGAGGATGATATTAATTTGATCATTTTAGATCTGATGCTTCCTGGAATGGATGGCTTTGAGATCTGCAAACGTGTAAGGGAAGTGAAAAATATTCCGATTCTTATGGTATCTGCGAAAAAGGATGATATTGATAAGATCCGCGGACTTGGACTTGGCGCAGATGATTATATGACGAAACCTTTTAGTCCATCAGAACTTGTTGCAAGAGTAAAAGCTCATCTTGCGAGATATGAACGCCTGATCGGAACAGGGTCCAAAGAGAATAATATCATTGAGATCCGTGGAATTCGCATCGATAAAACAGCGAGACGTGTTTATATTAATGATGAAGAAAAGACTTTTACGACGAAAGAATTTGATCTATTAACTTTCTTAGCTGAAAATCCAAATCATGTTTATACAAAGGAAGAATTATTCCGAGAAATATGGGATATGGAGTCTGTTGGAGATATTGCAACAGTTACGGTGCATATTAAGAAAATAAGAGAGAAGATAGAGGTAAATACGTCTAAACCTCAATATATTGAGACGATATGGGGCGTTGGATACCGCTTTAAGATATAGGAGCAGTAAAATGAAAATATTGTTTGAAGATAAGCATATTATCGTTTGTGTAAAGGAGCCTGGAATGTTATCGCAAAGCGATCGTTCTATGGCACCAGATATGGTGAATGCGATTAAGAATCATATTTATGAAAAGGAAGGTACGATAAATCCTTATGTTGGTTTAATCCATCGATTAGATCGTGGGGTTGGCGGGGTAATGGTTTTTGCTAAAACGCCTCAGGCAGCTAAAAATTTAAGCTCTCAGATGCAAAAGGATTCTTTTTGTAAAAAATATCGTGCAGTTGTAACGAAAGATTTATCCTCTGAATCTGAGGAAGAAGCAGTTGTGCTTGAGAATTATTTAGTGAAGGATGGAAGAAGTAATTTATCTAGAATTGTTTCGAAAAGTGAGCAGGGTGCAAAGCTTGCTAAATTAGAATATAAAGTGCTTGGTGTCACCACAGATCCGACTCATCAGTTTCCAATCTCTCTTTTAGATGTTCGATTATACACAGGCAGACATCATCAGATTCGTGTTCAATTATCTAATGCAATGAATGGAATCTGGGGAGATACGAAGTATAATCAGCAGTTTGTAAAACAAAGAGGATGGAGTAACATTGCGTTATATGCTTATTCCTTAATGTTTGCCCATCCAGCTACAAATAAACGAATGGAATTTGAACATCTTCCTGAGCAAATTCCATTTGCCTACTTTTAAGAAGTGATTACCAGCTTAAATGGGAAGCTGAATGTGAAAATCAGTAAATCCGTCTAGACAATTAACAGAAATATTACCACCATGGCTGAGGATGATCCTTTTAGCTGTAGGTAATCCTAATCCGGAACCGCCTTGTTTTGAGGTGATAAATGGAGTGAAGATTTGGTCTAACATATTAACGGGTATTCCTTCTCCGTTATCAATGATATGGATAGAAAAACTGTGTTCATTATCAGTATCGAGGATGATTTGAATGTTGCCAGACTCTTTATGAATTGCCTCGATCGCATTTTTTAGCAGGTTTGTAAAAACCTGCTTTAGTTTTATAGAATCGCAGTTATAGTCAGATGCAATATCATGAACACCTTGTTTTATGATGATGGTAATAGAAGTGTTCTTTTCTTTTGCAAAAGGCTCGAAACTAATCTTAAGCTGGGTAAGCATCTGGATAAGATTGCATTGTTCGTATCTTAATTCTTCCGAGTGAGTAAAACGGCTGAGACCATCAAGCAGGGAAAAGAGATCTTCCATATCTTCGCCCATTTGGTTCCAATATTTTGACTCTTTTAGTTCGGGTGCCTTATGACTCATAAGTTGCATGGTACTATTGATCAACGTTAGGGGATTTCTTATTTCGTGATTCATTCTTGAAAGAATAAAGTTATTTTCTTCTTCATAACGGGCAAGAATATCTTTTAAGTGGGAATCCTTTTTTTCTAAGTCGTGTAAATATGTATAATCATCTGGTGTCAGCATCTGTTCACAACCTTTCTGAATCGTTATAAAATAATTATAATTGCAATGACAGAAAATGCAACCGGTGAAAAAAGAAACATGGAAGTATTTGCAAGAATAGGAAAATTGGGTTAAGATAATAAAAAAAGTAGTAATTGGAGGACTGGATATGGAAGATTGTATTTTTTGTAAAATTGCAAATGGTGAGATCCCATCTGCCACAATATATGAAGATAATGATTTTCGTGTGATCATGGATATTAATCCTGCTTCAAAAGGACATGCTATTATATTGCCAAAGACGCATGCAGCTAATATTTTTGAGGTTCCGGAAGATGTTGCATCTAAGATTTTTGTAGTGGCAAAAAAAGTTGCAACGGCAATGAAAGAAGTATTGAATTGTGATGGAGTAAATGTACTTCAGAATAATGGAGAGATTGCGGGACAAACGGTATTCCATCTTCATATGCATGTGATTCCAAGATATGAGGGAGATCAGGTTAAGATTAAATGGTCACCAGCCAAAGAAGTGGATTATGATCTAAATGATATGGCTAAAGAAATTGCATCTAAGATTAAATAAAAAAGCCCTGTTAGCTTAGTATTAGGAAAGTAGTTAAGCTAACGGGGTTTTTGTATTATTTTGAAACGGATTCAATTAATTCAACGATTGTTTTTACCGAATCATTTAGTTTACTTTTCTCCATAGAATCGATGTAATCCTTTCGGTTGGTATATACATGATTAACAGCTTTTAATAAACTTTCATCGGTTAGGTTTTCTTCTTTTAGTAAGTAGCTGAATCCTTGTTTTTCAAAAGATTCTGCATTTAAAATCTGATCGCCACGGCTGCTTGCAGCAGGTAGTGGAATTAAAATGTTTGGTTTTCTTAAAGCAAGTAGTTCACAGATTGCATTTGCGCCGGCTCTTGAGATGATGATATCTGCAGCTGCAAATAGATCGCTTAATTCTTGCTTGATGTATTCATATTGGACGTATCCTTTTTTGTTTGTAAGAGATTCATCTAGCTTGCCTTTGCCACATAAATGAATGACTTGATATGTTTTTAGAAGTTCATCTAAGTTTCTTCTTACCGCTTCATTAACTGCAGTTGCACCAAGGCTTCCGCCGATTACGAGAATGACTGGTTTGTTAAGAGAGAGACCACAGAACTCAAGTCCTTTTAGTTTGTTTCCACTGAATAATTCTTTACGAATTGGAGAACCAGTAAGAACTGCTTTGTCAGCTGGGAGATTCTTAATTGTTTCTGGGAAATTGGTACATATCTTTGTTGCATAAGGGATACAAATACGATTTGCAAGACCTGGAGTCATATCGGATTCGTGAATAAGTGTAGGAATCTTCTTCTTGCCAGCTGCGATGACAACAGGAACTGTTACGAAACCACCCTTTGAGAATACAACATCCGGTTTTAATTGTTTGATCAGTTTTTTTGCTTGAATATATCCTTTCATAACACGGAAAGGATCTGTAAAGTTCTTAACATCAAAATATCTTCTTAATTTACCGCTAGAAATACCATGATAAGTGATTCCGAGTTCTTCGATCAATTTATGTTCAATGCCATTGTAAGAACCAATATAATGAATATCGTAACCTGCTTTCTTAAGTTCTGGTAATAAAGCAATGTTAGGCGTTACATGACCTGCTGTTCCACCGCCTGTTAATACGATGCGTTTCATGGGATACTTCCTTTCTTCTATAGAAAACTGATTATTGACAGTTTTGGTTATTTTTATATTCCTTTAGCGCTTGAGATAATTGATCTGGGCAAGAAGTAGCCTTCATGCCACAGTGAATACCTTCGAGGCGAGTAATTACTTCGTCAACTGGCATCCCTTCTACTAGGTGAGCAATTCCTTGTAAGTTACCATTACAGCCCCCAATAAAATTAACATGTTTTACAACACCGTTTTCAACATCGAAGCTGATTTCTTTTGAACAGACACCTTTAGTCTTATACTTCATAAATAATCTTCCCTTCAAGTAAAGTTTTTATTGATATATTTTATATCAGTAATGCGTATTTGGCAATTAATTTTCAAAATATGGCAAGGTTTATTTTGCTAGAATGATTAAGATATGCTATGATAATTAATAATAAAGAAAAGTGTCAGAAAGGATTATATTATGAATAGAATAGGTATTATTGGTGCAATGGAAATTGAAGTTGCAACATTAAAGGCGCAATTAGAAGATATTAAGGTCGTAAAAAAAGCCGCAATGGAGTTTTACGAAGGAACATATGAGGGAAAAACACTTGTTGTTGTACGAAGCGGCATTGGTAAAGTAAATGCAGGCGTATGTGCTCAAATTCTTGTGGATGACTTTAAAGTAGAGGCAATTATTAATAGCGGTATTGCAGGTGGATTACATGAAGATATTGAGATTGG carries:
- a CDS encoding bis(5'-nucleosyl)-tetraphosphatase (asymmetrical), producing MEDCIFCKIANGEIPSATIYEDNDFRVIMDINPASKGHAIILPKTHAANIFEVPEDVASKIFVVAKKVATAMKEVLNCDGVNVLQNNGEIAGQTVFHLHMHVIPRYEGDQVKIKWSPAKEVDYDLNDMAKEIASKIK
- a CDS encoding S-adenosylmethionine synthetase, which gives rise to MEKYLFTSESVTEGHPDKICDQISDAVLDALLEQDPMSRVACETAITTGLVLVMGEVTTKGYVDIQKIVRDTIREIGYNDSSCGFDADTCGVMVALDEQSADIAMGVDKALEARELTDSDIEAIGAGDQGMMFGYATNETEEYLPYPICLAHKLTKRLSDIRKDGTLSYLRPDGKAQVTVEYDENGKPIHLNAVVLSTQHDETVTQEQIHKDIKKYVFDEVLPQELVDENTKFYINPTGRFVIGGPNGDSGLTGRKIIVDTYGGYARHGGGAFSGKDCTKVDRSAAYAARYVAKNIVGAGLADKCEVQLSYAIGVARPTSINIDTFGTGKLSDERLIEIVRENFDLRPAGIIKMLDLRRPIYKQTAAYGHFGRNDLDLPWEKLNKTDTLKKYL
- a CDS encoding DNA-binding response regulator is translated as MSKILIVEDEQAIAELQKDYLELSDFDVLIENDGEAGLKRALEDDINLIILDLMLPGMDGFEICKRVREVKNIPILMVSAKKDDIDKIRGLGLGADDYMTKPFSPSELVARVKAHLARYERLIGTGSKENNIIEIRGIRIDKTARRVYINDEEKTFTTKEFDLLTFLAENPNHVYTKEELFREIWDMESVGDIATVTVHIKKIREKIEVNTSKPQYIETIWGVGYRFKI
- a CDS encoding similar to tRNA pseudouridine synthase C, group TruC1, giving the protein MKILFEDKHIIVCVKEPGMLSQSDRSMAPDMVNAIKNHIYEKEGTINPYVGLIHRLDRGVGGVMVFAKTPQAAKNLSSQMQKDSFCKKYRAVVTKDLSSESEEEAVVLENYLVKDGRSNLSRIVSKSEQGAKLAKLEYKVLGVTTDPTHQFPISLLDVRLYTGRHHQIRVQLSNAMNGIWGDTKYNQQFVKQRGWSNIALYAYSLMFAHPATNKRMEFEHLPEQIPFAYF
- a CDS encoding UDP-N-acetylglucosamine--N-acetylmuramyl-(pentapeptide) pyrophosphoryl-undecaprenol N-acetylglucosamine transferase; translated protein: MKRIVLTGGGTAGHVTPNIALLPELKKAGYDIHYIGSYNGIEHKLIEELGITYHGISSGKLRRYFDVKNFTDPFRVMKGYIQAKKLIKQLKPDVVFSKGGFVTVPVVIAAGKKKIPTLIHESDMTPGLANRICIPYATKICTNFPETIKNLPADKAVLTGSPIRKELFSGNKLKGLEFCGLSLNKPVILVIGGSLGATAVNEAVRRNLDELLKTYQVIHLCGKGKLDESLTNKKGYVQYEYIKQELSDLFAAADIIISRAGANAICELLALRKPNILIPLPAASSRGDQILNAESFEKQGFSYLLKEENLTDESLLKAVNHVYTNRKDYIDSMEKSKLNDSVKTIVELIESVSK
- a CDS encoding sensor histidine kinase, giving the protein MLTPDDYTYLHDLEKKDSHLKDILARYEEENNFILSRMNHEIRNPLTLINSTMQLMSHKAPELKESKYWNQMGEDMEDLFSLLDGLSRFTHSEELRYEQCNLIQMLTQLKISFEPFAKEKNTSITIIIKQGVHDIASDYNCDSIKLKQVFTNLLKNAIEAIHKESGNIQIILDTDNEHSFSIHIIDNGEGIPVNMLDQIFTPFITSKQGGSGLGLPTAKRIILSHGGNISVNCLDGFTDFHIQLPI
- a CDS encoding sensor histidine kinase; the encoded protein is MRLKAKLIIAFMVIIIFPVLLISCTTGFIIQKQVDSVQQSYDVTSDTLQVIKNPIHILNRVTRGIYNDIKLLALKNPKKLEDSNYIKSVNGELKEKYSFLIVRVNDKVTYMGNQKKGEQVVNSLPKFGEYSTDVDGGMYLGGDCSLLVKQQDFFNTRGQECSIFVVTDVNTLVPQIRTSMIQIVIAAVIIIWLTGSFLSFWLYRTMIRPINSLRTATNRMKEGDLDFSIHSNNKDEIGLLCEDFEEMRERLKELIETKISYEEKSRELVSNISHDLKTPLTAIKGYAEGIIDGVADTEEKQDKYVKTIYAKACDMTALVEELGLYSQYDCDNIPYHFVKVDVEQYFSDCIGELALDLEVKNIDIGYFNYTDQNLTIFVDPEQLKRVINNIIGNSAKYMDKKKGIINIRIQDQDSYVRVEIEDNGKGIAAKDIPYIFDRFYRADTSRNSAKGGSGLGLAIVKKIIEDHKGTIWVSSKEGMGTKICFTLLKEEVPNE
- a CDS encoding response regulator protein-CheY-like nd an HD-GYP domain, encoding MHNKKILVSLAKPGMKVAENVYTPSNILISPKGTTLTDYIIDRFRSYSIESISIEIPHKNPSSKPETQHFNDKSRDSSTYSNRIRSSKEFKQFHKEYDESIDDFKNQMNSIIQKNDKINSEHLLEETSKLINTSRNGFHLFHMIHNLRNYDDMTYAHSINVSLICNIIGRWIGYSNEDIDLLTLAGLLHDIGKLMMPQSIISKPEPLTPEEYNLIKTHPVQGYNLIRNCALDNRIKRAILEHHERCDGSGYPYGKKSAKIHDFSKIVAIADVYDAMTATRVYRKGLCPFDVIEHFEHDGMLRYDVKFLTPFLHGVVQTYMNNSVMLNNGHIGKIIMLNTNSLSKPIVQVDNQFIDTSKDRSVRIQNII